The following proteins are encoded in a genomic region of Coffea eugenioides isolate CCC68of chromosome 6, Ceug_1.0, whole genome shotgun sequence:
- the LOC113775711 gene encoding uncharacterized protein LOC113775711, whose amino-acid sequence MAKITGRLKPVFSNDGVTMRFVSNVGNGGGLRFSDALFSVPIQLQKRKLSSSAGACNGSRKMHASPSSSASSSSSSMDKSKQLSDSKMRKDEIFDEIMDEFESEKDDLACFRGLVLDIAYRPVNVVCWKRAICLEFMEKADVLEYYDQTVNSPSGSFNIPAVLRVPHLLQVVKRRRVKRNLSRKNIFYRDNFTCQYCSSDEYLTIDHVVPIARGGEWTWENLVTACAKCNSRKGQKMPEEANMKLMKVPKAPKEFDILAIPLTASAVKMLRSRKGMPEEWRDYLSVPSSAP is encoded by the exons ATGGCGAAGATTACAGGACGGTTGAAGCCAGTTTTCAGTAATGATGGAGTGACAATGAGGTTTGTGTCCAACGTGGGAAATGGTGGGGGATTGAGATTCAGTGATGCATTATTCTCAGTTCCTATTCAACTTCAGAAGAGGAAGCTCAGCAGCTCTGCAGGTGCTTGTAATGGTAGCAGAAAAATGCATGCGTCACCATCATCATCAGCgtcgtcttcttcttcttctatggACAAATCAAAGCAATTAAGTGACTCAAAAATGAGGAAAGATGAGATTTTTGATGAGATTATGGATGAATTTGAATCTGAAAAGGATGATTTGGCTTGTTTCAGAGGCTTGGTCTTGGATATAGCATACAG GCCTGTCAATGTTGTGTGTTGGAAGCGTGCCATTTGTTTGGAGTTCATGGAGAAG GCTGATGTTTTGGAGTATTATGATCAAACTGTCAATTCTCCAAGTGGCTCTTTTAATATACCTGCAGTGTTAAGG GTCCCTCACCTGCTGCAGGTAGTAAAACGGAGAAGAGTAAAGAGAAACCTTAGTcgtaaaaatatattttatcgTGACAATTTCACATGCCA GTATTGTTCTTCCGATGAGTACTTGACCATTGACCATGTCGTGCCAATTGCTAGAGGGGGAGAATGGACATGGGAAAATCTG GTTACTGCCTGTGCCAAATGCAACTCAAGAAAGGGTCAAAAGATGCCAGAAGAAGCAAATATGAAACTTATGAAGGTCCCCAAG GCACCGAAGGAATTTGACATACTTGCAATACCTCTGACAGCCTCAGCTGTGAAGATGCTTAGATCAAGAAAGGGAATGCCAGAAGAATGGCGAGACTACTTGTCAGTGCCATCTTCAGCACCGTGA
- the LOC113775511 gene encoding TATA-box-binding protein-like, with product MAEGHGSEGSQPVDLSKHPSGIVPTLQNIVSTVNLDCKLDLKSIALQARNAEYNPKRFAAVIMRIREPKTTALIFASGKMVCTGAKSEQQSKLAARKYARIIQKLGFPAKFKDFKIQNIVGSCDVKFPIRLEGLAYSHGAFSSYEPELFPGLIYRMKQPKIVLLIFVSGKIVLTGAKVRDETYTAFENIYPVLTEFRKNQQ from the exons ATGGCAGAGGGGCATGGATCGGAAGGGAGTCAACCGGTTGATCTTTCAAAGCACCCATCTGGGATTGTTCCTACTCTTCA GAATATAGTGTCAACTGTGAACTTGGATTGCAAGTTAGATCTCAAGTCTATTGCATTGCAAGCTCGTAATGCAGAATATAATCCTAAA CGTTTTGCTGCTGTTATCATGAGAATAAGGGAACCAAAGACTACAGCGCTGATTTTTGCCTCGGGAAAGATG GTATGCACTGGAGCAAAGAGTGAACAGCAATCTAAACTTGCAGCGAGGAAG TATGCACGTATTATACAGAAGCTCGGATTCCCTGCCAAATTTAAG GATTTCAAGATACAAAACATTGTTGGCTCTTGTGATGTGAAGTTCCCCATCAGACTCGAAGGTTTGGCATATTCCCATGGTGCCTTTTCCAGT TATGAACCAGAACTCTTTCCTGGCCTAATATATCGAATGAAGCAGCCGAAAATTGTGCTTCTAATATTTGTCTCTGGAAAGATTGTCCTCACAGGAGCAAAG GTAAGAGATGAAACATATACAGCCTTTGAAAACATTTATCCTGTCCTAACGGAGTTTAGAAAGAACCAGCAATG A